A genomic region of Magnolia sinica isolate HGM2019 chromosome 6, MsV1, whole genome shotgun sequence contains the following coding sequences:
- the LOC131249561 gene encoding uncharacterized protein LOC131249561: MVHKLNIDPHHQPVRQKRRAFELERYAIIGEEVGKLLEAGFIKEIYYLDWIANVILVKKSNRKWWVCVNYTDMNKACPTDSFLLPRIDQLVNNTAGHELLSFMDAYSGYNQIAMHPYDKQKMTFVTDKGLYYYKVYTIIVPTNQPLHQVLQKPEVSGRLTKWAIELGKFDVKYQPQSAIKGQVVVDFIVELTCRNDMETSLSSKTD; the protein is encoded by the exons ATGGTTCATAAATTGAACATTGACCCCCACCACCAACCAGTGAGACAAAAGCGACGAGCATTCGAGCTAGAGCGGTATGCCATCATCGGGGAAGAGGTCGGCAAACTCCTCGAAGCGGGTTTCATCAAAGAAATCTACTATCTAGACTGGATCGCCAACGTCATTTTGGTGAAAAAATCCAATAGAAAGTGGTGGGTTTGTGTCAATTACACTGACatgaacaaagcctgccccacGGACAGTTTTCTCCTCCCACGGATCGACCAGCTGGTCAACAACACTGCCGGGCATGAACTCctaagcttcatggatgcttactcGGGATATAATCAAATCGCCATGCATCCCTACGACAAGCAGAAGatgacctttgtcaccgacaaaggactCTACTACTACAAG GTCTATACTATCATAGTCCCGACCAACCAACCCCTCCACCAGGTACTCCAAAAACCTGAAGTGTCGGGAAGACTCACGAAATGGGCGATCGAGCTCGGCAAGTTCGACGTTAAATATCAGCCCCAATCCGCCATCAAAGGCCAAGTTGTGGTTGATTTTATTGTCGAGCTTACA